In Bacteroidales bacterium, a single genomic region encodes these proteins:
- the tatA gene encoding twin-arginine translocase TatA/TatE family subunit gives MLLFLDIGGGEILLILVIVFLLFGPSKLPEMSRKLGKTMNELKKASNDIRREIQQGADEVTRDFKEAKQNIDQSSPLDGLEKKSQDSKKSNPAKDDKQVPDTDA, from the coding sequence ATGTTGCTTTTTTTGGATATCGGTGGAGGAGAGATCCTGCTGATCCTGGTGATCGTCTTCCTGTTGTTTGGGCCAAGCAAACTACCTGAAATGAGCCGCAAACTGGGAAAGACGATGAATGAACTGAAGAAGGCCTCCAATGATATCAGGAGAGAAATCCAGCAGGGAGCCGACGAGGTCACCAGGGATTTCAAGGAAGCAAAACAAAATATCGATCAGTCATCCCCGTTGGATGGATTGGAGAAGAAGAGCCAGGATTCGAAAAAATCCAACCCGGCAAAGGACGATAAACAGGTTCCTGATACGGATGCCTGA
- the secDF gene encoding protein translocase subunit SecDF, with product MQNRGAIATFAIILALASLFQLSFTFFTKSVEKKAKAYAKNEQAATIAQKLAKGDILRESYFMDSLSKVRERHYLDSMANETVYNILLKKYTYQDCKEREVNLGLDLKGGMNVMMEVSVVDIIRGLSGNSQDPTFLQAMSLAQQKQRNSQRDFVDLFQESFEEVDPNARLAAIFAYEFKNQGITTTSTNDEVIKVIRDEAERYIDQSYQILRTRIDRFGVAQPNIQRMAQQSRILIELPGIKEPERIRKLLQGTASLEFWETYSFTELAPYFTEANQRLSDITLAESGEKPASDTTAAVDSTSVIAEGQPDATIPTDTSLLAQDTSSLEDLIASDTSKKITPGEDQSRDEWAEENPLFNYLSPAFYQQDGKMYASDGAAVGYAAIKDTAVVNQMLKKTEDLFPRDLKLAWSAKPERWQTGDILTLYSLKITTRDGSAPLGGDAITNAYQDYDQNGQVEVSMSMDAEGGRIWKRLTGENIGKQVAIVLDDYVRSAPNVKSEIPNGQSSISGGGMEVEEAQDIANILKAGKMPAPAHIVQEEVVGPSLGREAVQSGVYSFFIAFLLVLIYMILYYNRAGLVADLALITNIFFMFGILASLGATLTLPGIAGIVLTLGMAVDANVIIYERIREEIRAGKGIRLAITDGYKNAYSAIIDGNVTTLITAVILYIFGSGPVQGFATTLIIGILSSLFSAIFISRIIFTWMLNKNKKITFANQYTLNTFTNLHFDFVGARKIFYAVSGIVIALGIVSLVTRGMDFGVDFSGGRTYVVRFDQNVRTDQVRGSLEKVLGSAPEVKTFGPSSQVKITTDYLIDNISTTGDSLVEAKIFEGVAGFFQKPIDFQAFSEDTDDKIVGKLSSQMVGPTIADDLKVKAVMAVFFALIGIFIYIAIRFKRWQFGLGGVAALAHDAFILIALYSMFHNILPFAMEVDQAFIAAILTIIGYSINDTVIIYDRVREYITLYPKRNLKDNMNGAINSTIGRTINTAGTTLVVLLAMFIFGGESIRGFVFALGVGIIVGTYSSVFISVPVAHELASLKLKRKKVPELKTAKA from the coding sequence ATGCAGAACAGAGGTGCGATTGCGACTTTTGCTATCATTCTCGCCCTGGCAAGTTTGTTTCAGCTTTCTTTTACTTTCTTCACCAAATCAGTGGAAAAGAAAGCAAAAGCGTACGCAAAGAATGAGCAGGCAGCTACGATAGCCCAAAAACTGGCTAAAGGGGATATATTACGGGAAAGTTATTTCATGGATTCATTGTCAAAAGTCAGGGAAAGGCACTACCTGGATTCAATGGCCAACGAAACAGTTTATAACATACTTTTAAAAAAATACACCTATCAGGATTGCAAGGAGAGAGAGGTTAACCTGGGTCTGGACCTCAAGGGAGGGATGAACGTGATGATGGAAGTATCGGTCGTTGATATCATCAGGGGCTTATCCGGCAACAGCCAGGATCCAACGTTCCTTCAGGCCATGAGCCTGGCTCAACAGAAGCAGCGGAACAGTCAGCGGGATTTTGTGGACCTTTTTCAGGAATCGTTCGAAGAGGTTGATCCAAATGCAAGGCTGGCAGCCATTTTTGCTTATGAGTTCAAGAATCAGGGAATCACCACCACTTCCACCAACGATGAGGTCATCAAGGTGATCCGGGATGAAGCCGAACGGTATATTGACCAGTCCTACCAGATCCTTCGCACCCGTATCGACCGGTTTGGCGTCGCCCAGCCCAACATTCAGCGAATGGCGCAGCAGAGCCGTATCCTGATCGAACTTCCCGGCATCAAGGAACCTGAACGTATCCGTAAACTGCTTCAGGGAACGGCCAGTCTGGAATTCTGGGAAACTTACAGTTTTACCGAACTGGCACCTTATTTCACGGAAGCCAATCAGCGTTTAAGTGATATTACGCTGGCTGAATCAGGTGAAAAACCAGCAAGTGACACAACAGCTGCAGTGGATTCAACATCAGTTATCGCTGAAGGTCAACCTGATGCAACCATCCCGACCGACACCAGCCTGTTGGCACAGGACACCTCCTCACTGGAAGACCTGATCGCCTCGGATACCTCCAAAAAAATAACACCTGGCGAGGATCAATCACGTGATGAGTGGGCAGAAGAAAATCCGTTGTTCAATTACCTGTCTCCGGCTTTTTACCAGCAGGATGGAAAGATGTATGCCTCCGACGGGGCTGCCGTAGGTTACGCCGCCATCAAGGATACCGCTGTCGTCAACCAGATGCTCAAAAAGACGGAAGATCTTTTTCCAAGGGACCTGAAACTTGCCTGGTCAGCCAAGCCGGAAAGATGGCAGACGGGGGATATTTTGACGCTTTATTCCTTAAAGATCACCACCAGGGATGGTTCTGCCCCGCTTGGGGGTGATGCCATCACCAACGCGTACCAGGATTATGACCAGAATGGCCAGGTGGAAGTTTCCATGTCGATGGATGCCGAAGGCGGCCGTATATGGAAACGCCTCACGGGCGAAAACATCGGCAAACAGGTCGCCATCGTGCTGGATGATTACGTACGCTCAGCCCCCAATGTGAAATCAGAAATTCCGAACGGACAGTCTTCCATCTCCGGTGGTGGAATGGAAGTGGAAGAGGCCCAGGATATTGCCAATATCCTGAAAGCCGGTAAAATGCCGGCTCCCGCCCACATCGTCCAGGAAGAAGTGGTTGGACCCTCCCTGGGCCGCGAAGCGGTCCAATCGGGTGTCTACTCTTTTTTCATTGCCTTTTTGCTGGTACTGATCTATATGATCCTGTACTATAACAGAGCGGGACTTGTGGCTGACCTTGCGCTGATCACCAATATTTTCTTCATGTTCGGCATCCTTGCCTCCCTGGGTGCCACCCTGACCTTGCCCGGAATCGCCGGGATCGTATTGACCCTCGGGATGGCCGTTGATGCCAACGTTATCATTTACGAACGTATCCGTGAAGAAATCAGGGCCGGAAAGGGAATCCGGCTGGCTATCACCGACGGATACAAAAATGCCTACTCAGCGATCATCGACGGGAACGTAACCACGCTGATCACCGCGGTAATCCTGTACATTTTCGGTTCAGGTCCTGTCCAGGGTTTTGCTACCACGCTGATCATTGGTATCCTGTCATCCCTGTTCTCAGCCATCTTCATTTCGAGGATCATTTTCACCTGGATGCTCAACAAAAACAAAAAGATCACCTTTGCCAACCAATACACCCTGAATACCTTCACCAACCTTCATTTTGACTTTGTGGGTGCCCGCAAAATATTCTATGCCGTTTCAGGTATTGTTATCGCACTGGGAATCGTCTCACTGGTAACCAGAGGAATGGATTTTGGGGTTGATTTCTCCGGAGGAAGAACCTACGTGGTCAGGTTTGACCAGAATGTCAGAACTGACCAGGTGAGAGGTTCGCTGGAAAAAGTCCTTGGTTCGGCACCGGAAGTCAAAACTTTCGGACCGTCCAGCCAGGTAAAGATCACAACCGATTACCTGATTGATAATATCTCCACAACGGGTGACTCCCTAGTGGAAGCAAAGATCTTTGAGGGGGTGGCCGGTTTCTTCCAAAAGCCGATTGATTTTCAAGCATTTTCAGAAGATACGGATGATAAGATCGTCGGGAAGCTCAGTTCACAGATGGTCGGACCAACCATTGCAGATGACCTGAAGGTCAAGGCGGTCATGGCCGTGTTTTTTGCACTGATCGGCATCTTCATCTACATCGCCATCCGGTTCAAAAGATGGCAGTTCGGGCTGGGAGGCGTTGCCGCTCTTGCCCACGACGCATTCATCCTGATCGCACTTTATTCCATGTTCCATAATATTCTGCCCTTTGCAATGGAAGTTGACCAGGCATTCATCGCCGCCATTTTGACGATCATCGGGTACTCCATCAACGACACGGTCATCATTTATGACCGGGTACGCGAATACATCACGCTGTATCCAAAAAGGAACCTGAAAGACAACATGAACGGAGCCATCAACAGCACCATCGGCCGTACGATCAATACGGCAGGAACAACCCTTGTGGTGTTGCTTGCCATGTTCATCTTTGGCGGAGAATCGATCCGGGGATTCGTTTTTGCCCTTGGCGTCGGGATCATCGTTGGAACGTATTCATCTGTCTTTATCTCGGTCCCGGTCGCTCATGAACTGGCCAGCCTGAAACTTAAAAGGAAAAAAGTTCCCGAACTGAAAACAGCAAAAGCATAA
- a CDS encoding FG-GAP-like repeat-containing protein: MKRYFLVSLTGMLCLTLFLAWKAHAQDVMTTGQEIVREKEDFGFRKDFSIPVKNSNELLFRQPWLGGLNACQFTEIDLNLDEIIDLVVFDRHGNRILPFINQGRMNQTSYIYAPEYQERFPGIREWMNLVDYNRDGKNDLFTYTTGGIRIYKNVSDTALTFALEESLLYSYYYSGYVNLFALPDDYPVFSDIDTDGDLDILNFFTLGKYLNYHRNLSVEKHGIPDSLDFRLTELCWGHFEENELSNILTLNIDCQGRLPDNTSDRHAGSTLLALDMDADQDKDLLVGDIDYATVIGLTNGGTPDSAHMTCQDTLFPFNTKRIELMSMPVCAYIDINNDGVRDLLVSPFDPGLDRTENLNSVWLYRNLGSNDAPVFHFTQDDFLQEEMIDLGAGAYPVICDVNQDGLQDMVVGNFGYLDTTYYSLGYLYLVYRSQLALFLNSGTNGLPSFSLTDRDFGDLSSLMIQGAYPALADLDDDDDIDLIAGNGEGTLIFLENLAGPGQVPSFAEPVLNYQGIDVGAFSTPQLIDLDRDGLTDLVIGKRDGTISYYRNSGTKASPVFTLITSQLGGVDVTDANLSLDGFSTPCFFEAGDAYRLFVGSEFGHIFYFKDIEESISGNFTQVSDHYLFIDEGSRTGLAVWNFNDDEFPDLMAGNYSGGLTLYRGVTPPPLSTGAIQKNSTAIRLYPNPAINILNIEFGGSATGERYQIQVLDLLGREVRIFKADAKGIQTVKIDSLPVGVYVLVARNERGAFGVGKFVKH; this comes from the coding sequence ATGAAAAGATATTTTTTGGTCAGTTTGACAGGGATGCTTTGCCTGACTTTGTTTCTGGCGTGGAAGGCCCATGCCCAGGACGTGATGACTACGGGGCAGGAAATAGTTAGGGAAAAGGAGGATTTTGGCTTTCGGAAGGATTTTTCAATTCCGGTAAAAAACAGCAATGAACTGTTGTTCAGGCAACCCTGGCTGGGAGGGCTCAATGCGTGTCAGTTCACCGAAATCGATCTCAATCTGGATGAGATCATTGATCTGGTTGTATTTGACCGGCATGGAAACAGGATCCTCCCGTTTATTAACCAGGGGAGAATGAATCAGACCAGTTATATTTATGCACCTGAATATCAGGAACGATTTCCCGGCATCAGGGAATGGATGAACCTTGTGGATTACAACAGGGATGGCAAAAATGACCTGTTCACCTATACCACCGGCGGGATCAGGATCTATAAGAATGTATCGGATACAGCCCTTACGTTTGCCCTGGAGGAATCCCTGCTCTATTCCTATTACTACTCAGGCTACGTGAATCTGTTTGCCTTGCCGGATGATTATCCTGTCTTTTCAGACATTGACACGGATGGCGACCTGGACATCCTGAATTTTTTTACCCTGGGCAAATACCTTAATTATCACAGGAACCTCTCGGTCGAAAAGCACGGGATCCCGGATAGCCTGGATTTCAGACTGACTGAATTATGCTGGGGTCATTTTGAAGAGAATGAATTATCCAACATCCTGACACTGAATATTGACTGTCAGGGCCGTTTGCCGGATAACACCTCCGACCGTCATGCCGGATCCACCCTGCTTGCACTGGACATGGATGCTGATCAGGATAAGGACCTGCTGGTGGGCGATATTGATTATGCAACCGTCATCGGGCTGACCAACGGAGGTACACCCGATTCAGCCCACATGACCTGTCAGGATACCTTGTTTCCTTTCAATACAAAAAGAATAGAGCTGATGTCAATGCCGGTCTGTGCTTATATTGATATCAATAACGATGGTGTCCGGGATCTGCTGGTGTCTCCTTTTGATCCGGGCCTCGACCGGACTGAAAATCTCAACAGTGTCTGGCTTTACAGGAACCTGGGATCGAATGATGCCCCTGTTTTCCATTTTACACAGGATGATTTTCTTCAGGAAGAGATGATCGATCTGGGTGCGGGTGCCTACCCGGTCATCTGTGATGTGAACCAGGACGGCCTGCAGGATATGGTCGTTGGAAATTTTGGTTACCTCGATACAACCTACTACAGCCTTGGCTACCTTTACCTTGTCTATCGTTCACAACTGGCATTGTTCCTGAATTCGGGAACAAACGGTCTTCCCTCGTTCAGCCTGACAGACAGGGATTTCGGTGATTTATCATCCCTGATGATCCAGGGTGCTTATCCGGCGCTGGCCGATCTGGATGATGATGACGATATCGACCTGATTGCCGGAAACGGTGAAGGAACGCTCATTTTTCTGGAGAACCTTGCCGGGCCGGGACAGGTGCCGTCTTTTGCTGAACCTGTCCTGAATTACCAGGGAATTGATGTTGGAGCATTCAGTACCCCCCAGTTGATCGACCTCGACAGGGACGGTTTGACCGACCTGGTGATTGGTAAACGTGACGGTACGATCAGCTATTACCGGAATTCAGGGACAAAGGCATCTCCCGTTTTTACCCTGATAACCAGTCAACTCGGGGGAGTGGATGTGACCGATGCAAATCTGTCATTGGATGGTTTCAGCACACCCTGCTTTTTTGAAGCAGGTGATGCCTACAGATTGTTTGTTGGCTCCGAATTCGGTCACATCTTTTATTTCAAGGACATTGAAGAGAGCATTTCCGGTAACTTCACACAGGTTTCCGATCACTATCTGTTCATTGATGAAGGATCGCGCACCGGGTTGGCTGTCTGGAACTTCAATGACGATGAATTTCCGGACCTTATGGCAGGTAATTATTCAGGGGGACTTACGCTTTACAGAGGAGTCACTCCGCCTCCGCTCAGTACCGGTGCGATTCAGAAAAATTCCACCGCTATCAGGCTTTATCCCAATCCTGCCATAAATATCCTGAACATCGAATTTGGCGGGTCCGCCACAGGCGAGCGTTATCAGATTCAGGTTTTAGACCTTCTGGGAAGGGAGGTCAGGATTTTCAAAGCAGATGCGAAGGGGATTCAAACCGTGAAAATTGACAGCCTGCCCGTGGGAGTCTATGTCCTGGTTGCCAGGAATGAAAGGGGCGCTTTCGGGGTTGGAAAGTTCGTCAAACACTGA
- a CDS encoding TIGR00730 family Rossman fold protein: MIVENNGMELEELGEEQKIRMAFEPKSWNEVKTQDSWAVFKIMAEMVDGFESLARIGPCVSIFGSARAKPSDKYYRQAEEIAYLLTKQGYGIITGGGPGIMEAANKGAHFAGGKSVGLNIELPFEQVPNQFIDPDKFLSFNHFFVRKVMFVKYAQGYIVMPGGFGTLDELFEAVTLIQTHKMVKFPVVMVGIEYWKGLIDWIENKLLLEGKINPDDMNLFRLVDTTEDAVREIVDFYQKYALKPNF; this comes from the coding sequence ATGATAGTAGAGAATAATGGGATGGAGCTGGAGGAGCTGGGTGAGGAACAAAAGATCCGCATGGCTTTTGAGCCAAAAAGCTGGAATGAGGTCAAAACCCAGGACTCCTGGGCAGTTTTTAAGATCATGGCCGAGATGGTCGACGGATTTGAATCCCTGGCCAGAATCGGGCCGTGCGTCAGCATTTTCGGATCTGCCCGCGCCAAGCCTTCTGACAAGTACTACCGGCAGGCAGAAGAAATCGCCTATTTGCTTACAAAACAGGGTTACGGCATCATCACGGGAGGTGGTCCGGGCATTATGGAAGCTGCCAACAAGGGAGCACATTTCGCCGGAGGAAAATCAGTCGGTCTGAATATCGAACTACCCTTTGAACAGGTCCCCAACCAGTTCATTGACCCTGACAAGTTTCTGTCATTCAATCACTTCTTTGTCAGAAAAGTAATGTTTGTCAAATATGCCCAGGGCTATATCGTGATGCCCGGAGGCTTCGGCACCCTGGATGAGCTATTTGAAGCCGTCACCCTGATCCAGACCCACAAAATGGTTAAATTCCCCGTTGTGATGGTGGGAATCGAATACTGGAAAGGATTGATCGATTGGATCGAAAATAAGTTGCTCCTTGAAGGAAAGATCAATCCGGATGATATGAACCTGTTCAGGCTGGTGGATACAACCGAAGATGCCGTCAGGGAAATCGTGGATTTCTACCAGAAATACGCACTGAAACCCAACTTTTAA
- the uvrA gene encoding excinuclease ABC subunit UvrA has translation MSKEPTKIQKNTRKDYLEIFGARVHNLQNIDLRIPRNQLTVVTGLSGSGKSSLAFDTIYAEGQRRYMETFSAYARQFIGNFERPDVDEITGLSPVIAIEQKSTNRNPRSTVGTITEIYDFLRLLYARIGEAYSHVTGEKMVRYTPDKILELILKKFTGKHIAVLSPVVKGRKGHYRELFEQIRRQGFLKVRIDGTLQEITFGMQLDRYRIHDIEILIDQIQVQENSARRIQDALQLAVKHSKGLIQILDLETNDLQYYSKLLMCPTSGISYPEPEPNTFSFNSPYGACPHCSGLGTISEIDIRKIIPDDTKSIKKGGLAPLGEYKQNWIFRQLEAIGEKYGFALDTPIRDISEKAVNTILYGSDEMFRVKNEYLGISSTYSLTFDGIVNFIQNQDTENSSQSLKNWLNGFMNKVDCPECNGTRLKKESLFFRIHGKNIAELANMDIIQLDQWFQQVPEHLDPRQQTIGHELIREIRSRIRFLLDVGLDYLTLNRAARSLSGGESQRIRLATQIGSQLVGVLYILDEPSIGLHQRDNQRLIHSLKKLRDIGNSVIVVEHDKDTILSADFVVDIGPGAGRHGGKIVATGTPEEMMGCDTITCQYLSGKKEIRIPEKRRVKNGKYLVLSGASGHNLKNITLTLPLGNLICITGVSGSGKSSLINETLYPILSRHFYRSNIKPLPYQSIQGLELIDKVIEINQAPIGRTPRSNPATYTGVFDEIRHLFHQLPESRVRGYKPGRFSFNVKGGRCETCKGAGVRIIEMNFLPDVQVVCETCNGKRYNRETLEVRYKGKSICDVLDMTISQAVEFFENIPSIIQKIKTLNDVGLGYITLGQQSTTLSGGEAQRVKLAAELSKKDSGSTLYILDEPTTGLHFEDVNVLMNVLNKLTDKGNTVLIIEHNMEVIKMADYIIDLGPEGGERGGYVIAKGTPEELVHQPESYTAQFLREYLWGRHKGIEA, from the coding sequence ATGAGCAAGGAACCGACCAAGATACAGAAAAACACCCGCAAGGACTATCTGGAAATATTCGGTGCACGGGTTCATAACCTTCAAAACATTGATCTGCGCATTCCCCGCAACCAGCTGACGGTCGTCACCGGCTTGAGCGGCAGTGGAAAATCCTCACTGGCGTTTGATACCATCTACGCGGAAGGTCAGCGCAGGTATATGGAAACATTTTCGGCGTATGCCCGGCAATTCATCGGCAACTTTGAACGTCCGGATGTCGATGAGATCACCGGTCTCAGTCCGGTCATTGCCATCGAACAGAAGTCCACCAACAGGAATCCGAGGTCAACCGTTGGGACGATCACCGAGATCTATGATTTCCTCCGTTTACTCTATGCCCGTATCGGGGAAGCATATTCCCACGTTACGGGTGAAAAGATGGTCAGGTACACCCCCGACAAGATACTGGAGCTGATCCTTAAAAAATTCACCGGCAAGCATATCGCCGTATTGAGCCCGGTGGTCAAGGGACGTAAGGGGCACTACCGTGAACTCTTTGAACAGATCCGCAGGCAGGGATTCCTGAAAGTCCGCATCGATGGCACGCTGCAGGAAATTACGTTCGGAATGCAACTCGACCGTTACAGGATCCACGACATTGAAATCCTGATCGACCAGATCCAGGTGCAAGAGAACTCGGCCAGGCGCATACAGGATGCCTTGCAGCTTGCTGTGAAGCACAGCAAAGGCCTGATCCAGATCCTGGACCTGGAAACGAACGATCTTCAGTACTACAGTAAGCTTTTGATGTGCCCAACCTCCGGCATCTCCTATCCCGAACCCGAGCCCAATACGTTTTCTTTCAATTCGCCCTATGGTGCCTGTCCTCATTGCAGCGGACTGGGAACCATCTCGGAGATCGACATCCGGAAGATCATCCCGGATGATACAAAAAGCATCAAGAAGGGCGGGCTTGCACCGCTCGGGGAGTACAAGCAAAACTGGATCTTCCGCCAACTGGAAGCCATCGGCGAAAAATACGGCTTTGCGCTCGATACCCCGATCCGTGACATTTCCGAAAAAGCGGTCAATACCATCCTGTATGGTTCCGATGAAATGTTCAGGGTAAAAAATGAGTACCTGGGCATATCGTCAACTTATTCCCTGACATTCGACGGGATCGTCAATTTCATCCAGAACCAGGATACGGAAAACAGCTCACAAAGCCTGAAGAACTGGCTTAACGGATTTATGAACAAAGTGGATTGCCCGGAATGCAACGGAACCCGTTTGAAAAAGGAGTCGCTTTTCTTTCGCATCCACGGTAAAAACATCGCTGAGCTGGCCAATATGGACATCATTCAGCTTGATCAATGGTTCCAGCAGGTTCCGGAACACCTGGATCCAAGGCAGCAGACCATCGGTCATGAGCTGATCCGTGAGATCCGCTCCCGAATCCGCTTTTTGCTGGATGTCGGGCTCGACTACCTGACGCTGAACCGGGCGGCGAGAAGCCTTTCAGGTGGCGAGTCGCAACGTATCCGGCTTGCGACGCAAATAGGATCTCAACTGGTCGGCGTGCTCTATATCCTGGATGAACCAAGCATCGGGTTGCATCAACGGGATAACCAGCGTTTGATCCACTCGCTGAAAAAACTTCGGGATATCGGAAATTCCGTCATTGTGGTTGAACACGACAAGGATACGATCCTTTCCGCCGATTTTGTGGTGGATATCGGACCGGGAGCAGGCCGGCACGGGGGAAAAATCGTAGCAACGGGGACCCCTGAGGAAATGATGGGCTGTGATACGATCACCTGCCAGTATCTGAGCGGGAAAAAAGAGATCCGGATACCGGAGAAAAGAAGGGTGAAGAATGGTAAATACCTGGTTTTAAGCGGTGCAAGCGGACACAACCTGAAAAATATCACGCTGACGCTACCCCTGGGGAACCTGATCTGCATAACGGGAGTGTCGGGAAGCGGAAAATCCTCCCTGATCAACGAAACGCTCTACCCCATCCTGAGCAGGCATTTCTACCGTTCGAACATCAAACCCCTCCCCTATCAATCCATACAGGGACTGGAGCTGATCGACAAGGTCATCGAAATCAACCAGGCACCCATCGGAAGAACCCCCCGTTCCAATCCTGCAACCTATACCGGTGTTTTTGATGAGATACGCCACCTTTTCCATCAGCTGCCTGAATCCAGGGTCAGGGGTTATAAACCCGGAAGGTTTTCATTCAACGTGAAAGGGGGGCGCTGTGAGACCTGCAAGGGAGCCGGCGTGCGGATCATCGAAATGAACTTCCTGCCGGATGTCCAGGTCGTTTGTGAAACCTGCAATGGAAAACGGTACAACAGGGAAACCCTCGAGGTCAGGTACAAGGGTAAATCCATCTGCGATGTGCTCGACATGACCATCAGCCAGGCCGTGGAATTTTTTGAAAATATTCCATCCATCATTCAAAAGATAAAAACCCTGAACGATGTCGGCCTGGGTTACATAACGCTGGGACAGCAGTCTACAACCCTGTCGGGAGGAGAGGCACAAAGGGTCAAACTTGCTGCCGAACTTTCAAAAAAAGATTCGGGAAGCACACTGTATATTTTAGACGAGCCCACCACGGGACTTCATTTTGAAGATGTGAATGTGCTGATGAACGTCCTGAACAAGCTGACCGATAAGGGAAATACGGTCCTGATCATTGAGCACAACATGGAGGTGATCAAAATGGCGGATTACATCATTGATCTTGGGCCGGAAGGCGGTGAGCGGGGTGGCTATGTCATCGCCAAGGGAACGCCGGAGGAGCTGGTCCACCAGCCGGAAAGCTATACAGCGCAGTTTTTGAGGGAGTATCTGTGGGGAAGGCACAAAGGCATAGAGGCATAG
- the rfbC gene encoding dTDP-4-dehydrorhamnose 3,5-epimerase, with protein MQIIKADIPDVLIIKPDFYRDSRGYFFESFNKETFARNGLLMEFVQDNESKSKKDVIRALHFQVPPFEQGKLVRVVRGAVLDVAVDLRKNSPWYGKCTTVVLTSRNKWMYWIPPGFAHGFLALKDGTVFSYKCTQVYSKEHEGCIRWNDPDLNIQWGTSNPLVSGRDNQAPFFKDFESPFSF; from the coding sequence ATGCAAATAATTAAAGCTGACATACCCGATGTACTGATCATAAAGCCTGATTTCTACCGCGACAGCAGGGGCTACTTCTTTGAATCCTTCAACAAGGAAACCTTTGCCAGGAATGGATTGTTGATGGAGTTTGTTCAGGATAATGAAAGCAAGTCAAAAAAAGATGTGATCAGGGCACTGCATTTCCAGGTCCCTCCCTTTGAACAGGGAAAACTGGTACGGGTGGTCAGGGGTGCAGTACTTGACGTTGCAGTTGATCTCCGGAAAAATTCACCCTGGTACGGGAAATGTACCACAGTGGTGCTCACCTCACGGAACAAATGGATGTACTGGATCCCTCCCGGATTTGCACACGGATTCCTTGCCCTTAAGGATGGAACCGTGTTTTCCTACAAATGCACACAGGTATACAGCAAAGAACACGAAGGGTGCATCCGCTGGAACGATCCTGATCTGAACATACAATGGGGAACGTCCAATCCTTTGGTCTCCGGCCGGGACAATCAGGCTCCCTTCTTCAAGGATTTTGAAAGTCCTTTTTCATTTTGA